In Synechococcus sp. UW69, a single genomic region encodes these proteins:
- the psb30 gene encoding photosystem II reaction center protein Ycf12/Psb30, with product MGFDIHLIANFAALALITIAGPAVIFILFYRRGAL from the coding sequence ATGGGCTTTGACATTCACCTGATCGCCAACTTTGCCGCCCTGGCGTTGATCACCATTGCCGGCCCCGCTGTCATCTTCATCCTCTTCTACCGCCGCGGCGCGCTCTGA
- a CDS encoding YkgJ family cysteine cluster protein: MTREKLQWTCIKHCGACCRLAPEERADALAALSEDQQRTYLAMVGADGWCINYDTGRQRCRIYDERPDFCRVSELGRLFHVPDDALDDFAIACCNQQIRSTYGGRSGVMRRFKRAQTAGGPVDQ, encoded by the coding sequence ATGACCAGAGAGAAGCTTCAGTGGACCTGCATCAAGCACTGCGGTGCCTGTTGTCGACTCGCTCCGGAGGAACGTGCTGATGCTCTAGCGGCTTTGAGCGAAGATCAACAGCGCACCTATCTAGCCATGGTGGGGGCAGATGGCTGGTGCATCAATTACGACACGGGCAGGCAGCGCTGCAGGATCTACGACGAGCGTCCTGATTTCTGCCGCGTCAGCGAGCTGGGGCGGTTGTTTCACGTTCCAGATGATGCACTCGACGACTTCGCCATTGCCTGTTGCAACCAGCAGATCCGCAGCACCTATGGCGGCCGCAGTGGCGTGATGCGTAGGTTCAAGCGCGCGCAGACAGCGGGAGGTCCTGTTGACCAGTGA
- a CDS encoding TMEM165/GDT1 family protein: MTSEQTSSESRSFAAVLFSTFTTVFVAELGDKTQLATLLLSAQSGSPVLVFIGAALALIASSLVGVLVGQWLAKTLPPERLELMAGLLMVALGIWLGLQAARSLWLSAAS; the protein is encoded by the coding sequence TTGACCAGTGAGCAAACAAGCAGCGAGTCGCGGAGCTTCGCTGCCGTGCTGTTCAGCACCTTCACAACCGTTTTTGTGGCTGAACTGGGTGACAAGACGCAGCTGGCGACGCTGCTGCTCTCCGCCCAGTCCGGCTCACCGGTGTTGGTGTTCATCGGTGCCGCGCTGGCTTTGATTGCGTCCAGCCTTGTGGGAGTCCTCGTGGGTCAATGGTTGGCCAAAACGCTTCCTCCTGAGCGACTGGAGCTGATGGCTGGACTGCTGATGGTGGCCCTTGGCATCTGGCTGGGCCTGCAAGCCGCCCGATCTTTATGGCTAAGTGCTGCGAGTTGA
- a CDS encoding TMEM165/GDT1 family protein, with product MDFPLLISTFLTVFLAELGDKTQLATVAISGTSNRPLAVFLGSSSALVLASLLGAFAGGSVATVIPSDLLQLVASIGFLVIGGRLLLPLFSDAENSTDGDQTSEP from the coding sequence ATGGATTTTCCCCTTCTGATTTCCACCTTCTTGACCGTGTTCTTGGCCGAACTCGGTGACAAGACCCAACTCGCCACCGTCGCCATCAGCGGCACTTCAAATCGCCCTCTGGCGGTGTTTCTTGGATCATCATCAGCGCTTGTTCTCGCGAGCTTGCTTGGAGCATTTGCAGGAGGATCCGTCGCCACAGTGATTCCCAGCGACCTTCTCCAGTTGGTTGCTTCCATCGGTTTTCTCGTGATTGGTGGTCGCTTGCTGCTGCCTCTGTTCAGCGATGCTGAAAACTCCACAGACGGGGATCAGACTTCAGAGCCTTAA
- a CDS encoding RNB domain-containing ribonuclease has product MKFTVADLLDQLSTEHPSEQDQLAKILKLNKTDQASLELAIASLVKLGVVERSSEGGLKRPLENDLIDARLRCSSKGFCFAIRDDGGEDIYIRDHQLNHAWNGDRVLVRVTREGGRRRSPEGGVQCILERSTRSLLAQVEQQGQQLLASPLDDRVLAGIELPPEDSEHLPGEEVSSVVEVHIDRYPVAQNAAAGRVVRSLPLNGGPAADRDLLLTKAGLQDRPAAPRSSGKTPAAKGRVDLTGQPCLLLKGWNQEDAPGLPAVHVEAKDGGCRLWIHVPSVGERIGLGSSLDVCLRDRGEALCLGEVWHPLLTPALHKATSFATGTDVEAISVRLDIGANGELCDWEFMLSTVRPTAEVSADQLIALAERKPKARSIPAALKPIKDHLAQLETLRFCSTLLLDYERSLGAVQLDLRPPQLEALGDLRSADPSGLRHRWVDAFNPEDPHAFLQPLLRCADRAWTAHRIDLQLPGISIQAEEPDGNVLTDVAKTAIALDLPLELDDEGCPSASELIQVFKDSSQRRVLEQQLSHALPPLNFAASTETSHAEQEPSPAEEGDPASHDASLTPWTCATQHYGHLVNQQMLVALLTDAKDRPTVRHKTRLKLGCKGAGADLTWPLFTASQDEKLNGLVNDRTVQRLNSCRRQVLELEKDLLSMIQARSAQPLIGQQVEGRISGVQSYGFFVEVGESRVEGLVHVSSLNDDWYEYRSRQNRLVGRKNRQTYQLGDQVQVRVINVDVLRNQIDLEVISQGDEVSTELEPSEPLPVSLSER; this is encoded by the coding sequence ATGAAATTCACGGTTGCCGATCTGCTGGATCAGCTCTCTACAGAGCATCCTTCTGAACAAGACCAGCTGGCCAAGATCCTGAAGCTCAATAAGACGGATCAAGCGTCGCTGGAGCTTGCAATCGCCTCACTGGTGAAGCTCGGTGTCGTTGAACGATCGAGCGAGGGTGGACTCAAGCGCCCACTTGAAAATGATCTGATTGATGCCCGACTGAGGTGCAGTAGCAAAGGGTTCTGCTTCGCCATTCGTGATGACGGCGGTGAGGACATCTACATCCGGGATCATCAGCTCAACCATGCTTGGAATGGTGATCGCGTGTTGGTGCGTGTAACGCGCGAGGGCGGACGACGACGCTCTCCTGAAGGCGGCGTTCAGTGCATCCTTGAGCGTTCAACCCGCTCTCTGCTGGCCCAGGTGGAGCAACAGGGCCAGCAGCTACTGGCATCACCCCTTGATGACAGGGTGCTGGCTGGTATCGAACTGCCACCAGAGGATTCCGAACATCTACCTGGAGAAGAGGTCTCAAGCGTTGTCGAGGTGCACATTGACCGCTATCCCGTGGCCCAGAACGCTGCTGCCGGTCGTGTGGTGCGCTCCCTCCCGCTCAACGGCGGCCCTGCAGCGGATCGTGACCTCTTATTGACCAAGGCTGGGCTTCAAGATCGTCCGGCGGCACCCCGTAGTTCTGGCAAAACTCCTGCGGCGAAGGGCCGTGTCGATCTGACAGGACAACCCTGCCTCCTTCTCAAAGGCTGGAATCAGGAGGATGCACCGGGCTTGCCGGCAGTTCATGTTGAAGCCAAGGATGGCGGATGCCGTCTATGGATCCACGTTCCCAGCGTGGGCGAGCGAATCGGATTAGGCAGCAGCCTCGATGTTTGTCTGCGAGATCGCGGAGAAGCGCTTTGCCTCGGTGAGGTCTGGCACCCCCTGCTAACACCCGCGCTTCACAAAGCGACGAGCTTCGCCACCGGCACAGATGTCGAGGCCATCAGCGTGCGACTGGACATCGGAGCCAATGGTGAACTCTGCGACTGGGAGTTCATGCTCAGCACGGTTCGCCCCACAGCCGAAGTGAGCGCTGATCAATTGATCGCTCTGGCGGAACGCAAACCAAAGGCTCGAAGCATTCCGGCGGCACTTAAGCCCATCAAAGATCATTTGGCTCAACTGGAGACCTTGCGGTTCTGCAGCACTCTCCTGCTGGACTACGAGCGCAGCCTCGGGGCAGTGCAACTGGACCTACGCCCACCCCAGCTTGAGGCGCTTGGTGATCTACGCAGTGCGGATCCATCCGGTCTTCGTCATCGCTGGGTTGACGCCTTCAACCCGGAGGATCCCCATGCGTTCCTCCAACCTCTGCTGAGGTGTGCCGATCGTGCCTGGACTGCACACCGGATTGATCTCCAATTGCCCGGGATCAGCATTCAGGCTGAGGAACCCGATGGCAACGTCTTGACCGATGTTGCCAAGACGGCCATCGCCTTGGACCTCCCCCTTGAACTTGATGACGAGGGTTGTCCGTCAGCGTCTGAGCTGATCCAGGTGTTCAAAGACAGCAGCCAACGACGGGTGCTTGAACAACAGCTCAGTCACGCGCTCCCTCCACTCAATTTTGCGGCGTCCACGGAGACGTCCCATGCAGAACAGGAGCCTTCCCCAGCAGAGGAAGGTGATCCAGCCAGCCATGACGCGTCACTCACCCCTTGGACCTGTGCCACACAGCATTACGGACACCTTGTCAATCAACAGATGCTCGTTGCACTGTTGACGGACGCCAAAGATCGTCCAACCGTGCGTCACAAGACGCGTTTGAAGCTTGGTTGCAAGGGAGCAGGCGCTGATCTGACTTGGCCCTTATTCACTGCATCTCAGGACGAGAAATTGAATGGGTTGGTCAACGACCGCACGGTGCAGCGGCTCAATTCGTGTCGCCGGCAGGTGCTGGAGCTGGAAAAAGATCTGCTGTCGATGATCCAGGCCCGATCAGCACAACCGCTGATCGGCCAGCAGGTGGAAGGCCGTATCAGTGGTGTTCAGAGCTATGGCTTCTTCGTTGAAGTGGGCGAGAGTCGGGTTGAGGGCCTGGTTCATGTGAGCTCCCTCAACGATGACTGGTACGAATACAGATCACGACAGAATCGATTGGTCGGTCGCAAGAACCGTCAGACCTATCAACTCGGCGATCAGGTTCAGGTGCGTGTGATCAATGTCGATGTTCTACGCAACCAGATCGATCTCGAGGTCATCAGTCAGGGCGATGAAGTCTCCACCGAGCTTGAACCGTCTGAGCCGCTGCCTGTTTCCCTCAGCGAGCGCTGA
- a CDS encoding flavin prenyltransferase UbiX: MHPYVLAVTGASAQPLAERALQLLLLRGRSVHLVLSHGAHEVFRAEQGLSIPVDPLKQNEFWRDRLGVESGDLRCHRWNDQAACIASGSYRTRAMVIVPCSMGTVGRIHAGIAADLIERCADVHLKERRPLVIAPREMPFNLIHLRNLTGLAEAGATIAAPIPAWYTRPESLNEMVDFLVVRLFDGLEDDLAPLNRWSGPLE; encoded by the coding sequence ATGCATCCCTACGTTCTGGCCGTCACCGGTGCGTCGGCACAACCCCTTGCCGAGCGTGCCCTGCAGTTGCTTCTGCTGCGAGGGCGCTCTGTCCATCTCGTTCTCAGCCACGGCGCCCATGAGGTCTTCCGTGCCGAACAGGGGCTGTCCATTCCCGTGGATCCCCTGAAGCAAAACGAGTTCTGGAGAGACAGGCTTGGCGTGGAGAGCGGAGATTTGAGATGCCATCGCTGGAATGATCAAGCCGCCTGCATCGCGAGTGGCAGCTACCGGACACGGGCGATGGTGATCGTTCCTTGCAGCATGGGAACCGTTGGACGCATTCACGCCGGAATTGCCGCTGATCTGATCGAACGCTGTGCGGATGTTCACCTCAAGGAGCGCCGTCCGCTGGTGATCGCTCCACGGGAGATGCCCTTCAACCTGATTCACCTCCGCAACCTCACTGGTCTGGCGGAAGCAGGAGCAACCATTGCCGCTCCCATTCCGGCTTGGTACACCCGGCCAGAGTCGTTGAACGAGATGGTGGATTTTCTTGTGGTGCGCCTATTCGATGGGCTGGAAGATGATCTTGCTCCGTTGAATCGCTGGAGCGGTCCACTGGAATGA
- a CDS encoding DUF2996 domain-containing protein, protein MSETPVEKEPSGQETPAKPAAKAKPPKPEDKPFPEFIDSLFVPAVAKQLADHNITPERLERVDGQRPVVGGDCPMVIGELPGGRRFWLCFSKADINSTKVIALADPGSDPTLLESFLIDEKRMSLPLLVSRLLQRLNGQKWLGGN, encoded by the coding sequence GTGAGCGAAACCCCTGTCGAGAAGGAGCCTTCAGGTCAAGAGACCCCTGCCAAGCCTGCGGCGAAAGCAAAGCCTCCGAAACCGGAGGACAAACCCTTCCCAGAGTTCATCGACTCGCTGTTTGTGCCGGCCGTCGCCAAACAACTGGCTGATCACAACATCACACCAGAACGGCTGGAGCGCGTGGATGGTCAGCGTCCCGTGGTTGGAGGGGATTGCCCAATGGTCATCGGCGAACTCCCTGGTGGACGCCGCTTCTGGCTCTGCTTCTCCAAGGCAGATATCAACAGCACAAAGGTGATTGCCTTGGCTGACCCCGGCAGTGATCCCACCCTGTTGGAAAGCTTCCTGATCGACGAAAAGCGGATGTCTCTGCCCCTTTTGGTCTCCCGCCTATTGCAACGCCTCAACGGCCAAAAGTGGTTGGGAGGTAACTAA
- the acsF gene encoding magnesium-protoporphyrin IX monomethyl ester (oxidative) cyclase has protein sequence MVPPTTVAEGSAVAIKDPVKDTILTPRFYTTDFEAMAAMDLQPNEAELEAICEEFRKDYNRHHFVRNEEFEGAADKLDPETRKVFIEFLEQSCTSEFSGFLLYKELSRRIKAKNPLLAECFAHMARDEARHAGFLNKSMSDFGMQLDLGFLTANKDYTFFKPKFIFYATYLSEKIGYWRYIAIFRHLEKNPESKIFPIFNFFENWCQDENRHGDFFDALMKAQPDTVRGPIAKLWCRFFLLAVFATMYVRDVARKEFYEALGLDARTYDKMVIEKTNETSARVFPVVLDVKNEKFWTRLERLVANNNALEQADASDSIAPVKLLRKLPFWIGNGAEMAKLFLMPAIDSERFQPAVR, from the coding sequence ATGGTCCCTCCCACCACCGTGGCCGAAGGCAGCGCTGTAGCCATCAAGGATCCTGTCAAGGACACAATCCTCACCCCACGCTTCTACACCACCGATTTTGAGGCGATGGCGGCGATGGATCTTCAGCCGAACGAGGCTGAACTAGAAGCCATCTGCGAAGAATTCAGGAAGGATTACAACCGTCATCACTTTGTTCGCAACGAGGAATTTGAGGGAGCCGCAGACAAGCTCGACCCGGAGACCCGCAAGGTCTTCATCGAATTCCTGGAGCAAAGCTGCACCTCTGAATTTTCAGGATTCCTTCTTTATAAGGAACTGAGTCGTCGGATTAAGGCCAAAAATCCTCTTCTTGCTGAGTGTTTTGCTCACATGGCTCGTGATGAAGCCCGTCATGCAGGCTTCCTCAACAAGTCAATGAGCGACTTTGGTATGCAACTTGATCTTGGTTTTCTCACCGCCAATAAGGATTACACCTTTTTCAAGCCAAAGTTCATTTTTTACGCGACATATCTCTCTGAAAAAATCGGCTACTGGCGCTATATAGCCATTTTCAGGCATCTCGAAAAGAATCCCGAAAGCAAGATTTTCCCGATCTTTAACTTCTTCGAGAACTGGTGTCAGGACGAAAACCGCCACGGCGATTTCTTCGATGCTCTGATGAAGGCACAACCCGATACGGTTCGCGGTCCGATCGCCAAACTTTGGTGTCGCTTCTTCCTTCTGGCGGTATTCGCAACCATGTACGTGCGTGACGTTGCCCGCAAGGAGTTCTACGAGGCCCTTGGCCTTGATGCGCGCACCTACGACAAAATGGTGATCGAGAAAACCAACGAGACATCTGCTCGCGTCTTCCCCGTCGTCCTCGACGTCAAGAACGAAAAGTTCTGGACTCGCCTTGAGCGCCTTGTTGCTAACAACAATGCCTTGGAGCAGGCCGACGCCAGCGATTCCATTGCTCCCGTCAAGTTGCTGCGGAAGCTGCCGTTCTGGATCGGTAACGGTGCCGAGATGGCAAAGCTATTTCTGATGCCAGCGATCGACAGCGAGCGTTTTCAACCAGCCGTGCGCTGA
- a CDS encoding TldD/PmbA family protein, producing the protein MTSNNSLNATHLRDRLQTLASREGIRCWDLGAACSDDCSVQVDRGEAKQLKASQRSSITVRVWNSDGLVGITSTTDLSDGGLEQALVGAHAASRFGNPDEIPQFSPLATAALPELDRPLQPRQGILPLLDTLRDAEADLLSRHRAIETVPYNGLAESLSQSLYLNSDGALRQMERTQASLYLYARAEEAGRKPRSGGAVRLGLGSSELDVQGCISEAVERTISHLDYRPIDTGTYRVCFTPEAFLSLLGAFSSMFNARSVLDGVSLSQRDSIGSNVAVPFLNLHDDGLHPGHISAAAFDGEGTPTRRLSLIEGGTLKNFLHSEATARAFGVEPTGHAGLGAKVSVGPDWFVVGSDPEVTSGSSLNHRTESGPFVLIEDLSALHAGVKATQGSFSLPFDGWLVKNGERVSVEAATVAGDIRTVLNGIAHLESEAEVTHRGVSPHVWVDGLSITGEA; encoded by the coding sequence ATGACCAGCAACAACAGCCTCAACGCCACACATCTACGAGATCGACTCCAGACTCTCGCCTCGCGAGAAGGGATTCGCTGTTGGGACCTCGGTGCTGCATGCAGCGACGATTGCTCTGTTCAGGTTGACCGGGGTGAAGCTAAGCAACTCAAGGCATCACAGCGGAGTTCCATCACAGTTCGCGTCTGGAACAGCGATGGCCTGGTCGGCATCACCAGCACCACCGACCTCTCTGATGGAGGGCTAGAGCAAGCTCTGGTCGGGGCCCATGCGGCCAGTCGTTTTGGCAACCCCGACGAAATTCCTCAGTTTTCACCTCTGGCCACGGCAGCACTGCCAGAACTGGATCGACCACTGCAACCCCGCCAGGGAATCCTCCCCCTGTTGGACACGCTTCGGGACGCAGAAGCAGACCTCTTGAGCCGCCACCGGGCCATTGAAACTGTGCCTTACAACGGCCTGGCGGAATCTCTATCCCAGAGCCTCTATTTGAACAGTGATGGGGCTCTGCGCCAGATGGAGCGCACCCAAGCCAGCCTCTATCTTTATGCCCGAGCCGAAGAGGCCGGCCGCAAGCCGCGAAGTGGAGGAGCCGTTCGTCTTGGGCTCGGCAGCAGCGAACTTGATGTTCAAGGCTGCATCAGCGAAGCGGTTGAGCGAACAATCAGTCATCTCGACTATCGGCCTATCGACACCGGCACTTACCGGGTCTGCTTTACACCGGAGGCTTTTCTTTCCCTGCTTGGTGCCTTTAGCAGCATGTTCAATGCTCGTTCGGTGCTCGACGGTGTGAGCCTGAGCCAGCGTGATTCGATCGGTTCCAACGTGGCAGTTCCCTTCTTGAATCTGCACGATGACGGACTTCATCCTGGCCATATCAGTGCCGCAGCCTTCGATGGCGAAGGTACGCCAACCCGTCGTCTTTCCTTGATTGAAGGAGGAACACTGAAGAACTTCCTCCACTCTGAAGCCACAGCACGAGCATTCGGCGTTGAGCCCACCGGCCACGCGGGGCTGGGAGCCAAGGTTTCGGTAGGTCCGGACTGGTTCGTGGTCGGCTCCGATCCAGAGGTGACGAGCGGCAGCAGCCTGAATCACCGCACAGAATCCGGGCCATTCGTTTTGATCGAAGATCTTTCTGCACTGCATGCCGGTGTAAAGGCCACCCAGGGATCCTTCTCTCTGCCGTTTGATGGTTGGTTGGTCAAGAACGGCGAAAGGGTTTCGGTTGAAGCTGCAACGGTTGCTGGTGACATCCGCACTGTTCTCAACGGTATTGCCCACCTTGAATCTGAAGCCGAAGTGACCCACCGCGGCGTGAGCCCTCACGTTTGGGTGGATGGTTTGTCCATCACCGGCGAAGCCTGA
- the fmt gene encoding methionyl-tRNA formyltransferase, which produces MRILFWGTPAYAVPTLDALHKAGHTIVGVVTQPDRRRGRGKQLVPSPVKARAEQLSLPVFTPVRIRRDEDCKEELAALGADASVVVAFGQILPKDVLEQPPLGCWNGHGSLLPRWRGAGPIQWALLEGDEETGVGIMAMKEGLDTGPVLLEQRIPIQLLDTSIDLAERLSSLTAELMVQAMPLIEAAGPGREQERLARLKVRAQAEESSYARMLEKQDFRLDWSAPALSIHRKVMGLYPGAFTHWQGKRLKVLRCEPLIERLKDQLSTNSRQLVGQWPTGGHAPGTILAVLEDQGLVVSSSGCPLLIREAQLEGKARSTAPVLLQQLKATRGDRFDVD; this is translated from the coding sequence TTGAGGATTCTGTTCTGGGGAACACCGGCCTATGCGGTGCCCACCCTTGATGCCTTGCATAAGGCTGGGCACACGATTGTGGGAGTCGTGACACAGCCGGATCGGCGGCGTGGTCGAGGGAAGCAACTGGTTCCTTCACCGGTGAAAGCGAGGGCTGAACAGCTGTCACTTCCGGTGTTTACACCGGTACGGATCCGACGGGATGAAGATTGCAAGGAGGAACTTGCTGCTCTCGGAGCCGATGCCTCAGTGGTGGTCGCCTTCGGACAAATTCTCCCCAAGGATGTTTTGGAGCAACCTCCCCTGGGTTGCTGGAACGGTCACGGATCACTTCTGCCCCGCTGGCGGGGTGCTGGTCCAATTCAATGGGCCCTGCTTGAGGGTGACGAGGAAACAGGTGTGGGGATCATGGCCATGAAAGAAGGGCTCGACACCGGACCTGTACTGCTCGAGCAGAGGATTCCGATCCAGCTGCTGGATACCTCCATCGACCTGGCTGAACGGCTGAGTTCCCTCACTGCAGAGTTGATGGTGCAGGCCATGCCATTGATTGAAGCGGCAGGTCCAGGACGAGAGCAAGAGAGATTGGCAAGGCTGAAGGTGCGTGCTCAGGCAGAGGAGTCGAGCTATGCACGCATGCTGGAGAAGCAGGATTTCAGGTTGGATTGGTCAGCCCCTGCTCTAAGCATTCACCGCAAAGTGATGGGGCTTTATCCCGGAGCCTTCACCCATTGGCAAGGCAAACGGCTGAAGGTGTTGCGCTGTGAACCGTTGATCGAACGGTTGAAGGATCAACTCAGCACAAACAGCCGCCAACTTGTAGGCCAATGGCCCACCGGTGGACATGCACCAGGGACAATCCTGGCGGTGCTTGAGGATCAGGGCCTGGTGGTCAGCAGTTCCGGCTGTCCTCTTTTGATTCGCGAAGCTCAGCTGGAAGGTAAGGCACGCAGCACCGCTCCAGTTCTGTTACAGCAACTCAAGGCCACCAGAGGAGATCGCTTCGACGTGGATTGA
- a CDS encoding DUF6464 family protein, whose amino-acid sequence MLVELRHVSGDYLINRVDLADPPHPGRWLVVKDESFLVMQRRHRYALRNGRYVMASVALMVKPQSRPADATPWRHGWVIGDPNCRFNARSPLLRCAVWPEGPCESCSHHELR is encoded by the coding sequence ATGCTTGTTGAGCTTCGCCACGTCAGTGGTGATTATTTAATCAACCGCGTTGATCTTGCAGACCCACCACACCCTGGACGATGGCTCGTCGTCAAGGATGAATCATTCCTAGTGATGCAACGTCGCCACCGCTACGCCCTACGCAACGGGCGCTATGTCATGGCGTCAGTAGCCTTAATGGTCAAACCTCAGTCTCGGCCTGCTGATGCAACGCCCTGGCGACACGGCTGGGTCATCGGCGACCCAAACTGTCGTTTCAATGCCCGCAGCCCTTTGTTGCGCTGTGCTGTGTGGCCCGAGGGACCCTGTGAAAGCTGCAGTCATCATGAACTTCGTTGA
- a CDS encoding DUF475 domain-containing protein yields the protein MDITSLPSLSDFFEGADQWGEIFALLPVLVLLELILSADNAVALAAIARSSRQPEQERLALNLGIGMALVLRIALIVVAQWVLQNTWVQLFAAAYLVWLVVDHFKSRSDDLASALDADGSDRSERPFLKTVLLLAFTDLAFSIDSVAAAVAISDQILLISAGAFIGIVALRFTSALFIRWLDLYPRLETAGFLAVAFVAFRLIVHVIVPDLNQPDWLTLLVVLVLFAWGMSIRTSDLDQDESHAC from the coding sequence ATGGACATCACTTCGCTCCCCTCGCTTTCGGATTTCTTTGAAGGTGCCGACCAATGGGGAGAGATTTTTGCTCTACTCCCCGTGCTGGTGCTCCTGGAGCTGATCCTTTCGGCTGACAATGCCGTCGCTCTTGCTGCCATTGCCCGTAGTAGTCGTCAGCCAGAGCAAGAGCGACTGGCGCTCAACCTTGGTATTGGCATGGCTCTGGTGTTGCGAATCGCCCTGATCGTTGTCGCCCAATGGGTTTTGCAAAATACTTGGGTTCAGCTCTTCGCCGCTGCCTATCTCGTTTGGCTTGTGGTGGATCACTTCAAAAGCCGGTCGGACGATTTGGCCTCTGCTTTGGATGCCGATGGATCTGATCGCAGTGAACGTCCCTTTCTCAAGACCGTTCTGCTTCTGGCCTTCACTGATCTTGCCTTCTCCATCGACAGTGTCGCCGCAGCGGTGGCAATCAGTGATCAAATCCTGCTGATCAGTGCAGGAGCCTTTATCGGGATCGTGGCTTTGCGCTTCACGTCCGCCCTATTCATTCGCTGGCTTGACCTGTACCCACGCCTTGAAACAGCTGGTTTCCTTGCCGTTGCTTTCGTTGCCTTTAGGTTGATCGTTCACGTCATCGTTCCAGACTTGAATCAACCCGACTGGTTAACGCTTCTGGTTGTATTGGTTTTGTTTGCTTGGGGAATGTCAATTCGAACCAGTGATCTCGATCAAGACGAAAGCCATGCTTGTTGA